The Stegostoma tigrinum isolate sSteTig4 chromosome 18, sSteTig4.hap1, whole genome shotgun sequence sequence TTTTTTGCAAAGCAGGAAGAAACATTGATCTTGGGGGAAGGTCTGTTGTTGGCAAGTTAAGTGCAGGAAGTGACACACAAGATATGGTTTGATTTCTTGAAAAGAGGCAATGGCActctttctttgttcttctacGGGATTTAGATGTCACgcacaaggccagcatttgttgcccttcttaaactgCTTTTTATCCTACTTggccaattaagagtcaatcacataaCAATGGCTCcagagtcccatgtaggccagttTGGGTAAGGGTGGGAGTTTCACTCCTTCATGGTCACCAAAGTTAAGACTGGCTTTCAattccagtttttcttttattaatAAAGTTTGAGTTCTACCAAATGCCATTAGGTAAATTGTATCCCTGTTGCCAAAGCATTAACTTGgtcatttctctctctacagctATCCCATCTGAACTTACATTCACACTCAGCCTACTGATCAATGTTGTTCCAATTTATCAATTTCACTCAAGAAACTCTTCCCACAGTGCACTCACTTTGATGAACCAGGCATGTTGCCAACAAGGCAGGAAACAGGTTCCACAGTGAGGAAATTCAGGATTCATGGTCAAAAGAAATCTCACCAGATCTTTAACTATCTCAAAGGCGTTTTAATAATGACCTAGGGATTCCTTTCTCACCTTCACTTCTGCTCAGAGAATACCTGGAAGTAGGGTTAGAGCTGTCAGAGGGGTTAAACAGGATCCTAACCAGTGCTTCCCCATCCTTCTCACCCTCAAGCCCATTCCTGGTAAGAACATTCTGCCCACTAACTCTGCTTCACTCATAACAGATCCCTGGCCTGTTGAGTATCTCTAGtgctttctgtttccattttggaTTTCTGGTAACTTCGCTGCTTTGCTTTCATTGAAATTTATACCAGAATTGAGAGATTGTGGGAGAGTGGTCACAGCTCATTGCAGAGCAGTTCATTCtgctctcctgtttctgacaacAAATTTGTTAACCATATTCACTTCTCTGGAGGGTTGTAAGTCAAATATTTTACTTGCACCAAACATGAACCATAACGCCTTTCATTTTCTTATCAGTAGCATGACAGATACTACAGCCAACAGCCCTCAAAATGACCAAAATGTATCCATATGTACCTTCAACTTTTGAGTTCTGAAAGTGCATTTCAATTGATACTTCTTTTTATGATCATGTCCTGGCATTTTGACCCAAAAAACTCCTCTGCAAAGGTTTCCAACTTTTCAAGTGCTATATAACTGCTTTGATAAATTACACCTTACTTTATAGCAGGAACATCCCTTGCCCAATGACCAATGAGTGACCCTAACGTCTGAAGGAAAAGGCTTCAGTTCCCCGCTGACTACATCAGCTAAGCGCATTGAAACTCAGAACTTGCTTGATTGTTGGAGAAAAACAATAAGAATTCACAAACATGCACTTAGGACATTGCAACAGCTTTTACCTAATTAAATACTTTTTTATAGACTTTAGCCTCTGTGCACCAACAGAGTGTTGTCAAGATTCTATAGATTCTGTAGATTCAAATTGAGGTCAATTTATGTTAAGGCAGTGGGTTATTGTTATTCAGTAAACACTGAACTGAAAGCAATTAGATTCTTAATAACTTGAGGGAGGAGTTAAATGCTGACAAAGATCAAAAGCATTTGAGGAATTAATTTAATGCGTTGACACCAGCCTAGGCCAGCTGACCATCACTGATTAGAAAGTCAAGAGAACCATCAACTGTTTAAAATGTAGATTATTTTCTGTctttaaatgtatttttcaaaataatgaatgaGTTAATATCTAAATGACTCAAACAGATTTTTTTCAAAGATGGCAACAGAGGGGACATTAAATGCGCAGTGTTTCCaatgtattagattagattccctacagtgtggaaacaggccctccagcccaacaagtccacaccaccccttggagcatcccacccagacccatcccccttaacactatgggcaatttagcatggccgatccacctagcctgcacatctttcgaccttgggaggaaaccagagcacccggaggaaacccacgcagacacggggagaatgtgcaaactccacacagacagttaccccaggtggaaatcgaacctgggtccctggcgctgtgaggctgcagtgctaaccactgagccaccatgccaccctgattTGAAGAAATTGAAAATGTTATATTACACTAATATAAAGCTTTAATACCTTTTATGTTAAGTAATGTTACAAAAGTGAGAACTTGCCACTGAATATTTTGATGACATATTTTGTGATACATTTGGGGCAATTTATCTTTTAGTTTGCTCGTAAATACATTCTAATAATCAGTACACTCTTGATTTATAACAGACATTATACTTTCATTAAATATAATTCAAATGTGCTTTTAATATTATATATAAGAGTCCACTTGATCATAATCTGACACAATTAACACAATACATATACTTTTCTGGATGTATAATATGAAAGTCACTGTGTAAAATGTTCATGAAGTTGTGCTTGTGGCTGTTTTTATCTAGTTGCACCAATGTTTTTGTACTGACACATGAGAAGGTGTCTGAAGGTTTTCTTGAAGGTAGTATTACACAATGCATAGCAGGCCGGGTTGATCGTACTGTTGATGTAACAGAGCCAGTATCCAATAGTCCAGACTGTGTTGGGGACACAGATTGAACAGAAGGTGTTAATGAGCACCATGACATTGTATGGGGTCCAGGTGACGATAAATGCCAAGAGAATAGCCAGGATGGTTCTAGTCACCTTTTTCTCTCGGGTTACAGCCACCTTCTTCTTCTTAGCAGGGGTTTTGGTCATTTTAATGATCTTATGGGCTGCTCTGATCTCTCTGTCATTCCCATTCTTGCTGCTGCTACCTGGCACTATTTCTACTGTGGTGCCACAGTATTCACTTTTTTGAGAATTGCTGACTATCTTAATGCAAGAGAGTTTGGAGTTGTCCATCCTGAAACGGCTCTGGGTCATAGAGATGTTTCTGCTCTCTTGGACCATCACTTCCTCCTTCTGGTTTGATGGGACCACACTGAGTGAAGTTGACTCATTGGAGAGCTCCTTCTCCTCTCCTGGGCCACAATTATCAGTTGTGTCACCAATTATTTTACCATTTTGCACTTTGCAATGCGGCAACTCATCAGCAGCATTTGATATGTTGTTATTATTTGGTTTCAATATTTTGCCTTTCACCAGACTGGGAGAAACGGTTCCCTTGTTTGATTTTGTATCCTTCTTATCCTTCTTAATTCGACTCTTGCTGGCACGAGATATATGCACATACAAAATCGTCATTATAATAACAGGAAGATAAAAAGCAGCTATAGCAGTGCCAAAAGTGACAGCTGGATTTGAGAAGAACTGTACATAACATTCACCCTCACTAACCATTCGTCCCCCTACGATGAACTGCCAGAAGAGAATAGCAGGAGCCCACAGGATGAATGACAGCACCCAAGCAGCTGCTATCATCATACCTGCCATCTTAGTTGTTCGCTTCACAGGGTAACTAAGGGGCTTTGTCACACAGAAGTATCGGTCAAAGCTGATG is a genomic window containing:
- the chrm2a gene encoding muscarinic acetylcholine receptor M2a isoform X2; the encoded protein is MMANSTERNDSLRNLTDFFDTGRGSAYKTVEVVFIVIVAGSLSLVTIIGNILVMVSIKVNRHLQTINNYFIFSLACADLIIGVFSMNLYTIYIVIGYWPMGPVVCDLWLALDYVVSNASVMNLLIISFDRYFCVTKPLSYPVKRTTKMAGMMIAAAWVLSFILWAPAILFWQFIVGGRMVSEGECYVQFFSNPAVTFGTAIAAFYLPVIIMTILYVHISRASKSRIKKDKKDTKSNKGTVSPSLVKGKILKPNNNNISNAADELPHCKVQNGKIIGDTTDNCGPGEEKELSNESTSLSVVPSNQKEEVMVQESRNISMTQSRFRMDNSKLSCIKIVSNSQKSEYCGTTVEIVPGSSSKNGNDREIRAAHKIIKMTKTPAKKKKVAVTREKKVTRTILAILLAFIVTWTPYNVMVLINTFCSICVPNTVWTIGYWLCYINSTINPACYALCNTTFKKTFRHLLMCQYKNIGATR
- the chrm2a gene encoding muscarinic acetylcholine receptor M2a isoform X1 translates to MMLLRLQGASSVRTTHQFEMMANSTERNDSLRNLTDFFDTGRGSAYKTVEVVFIVIVAGSLSLVTIIGNILVMVSIKVNRHLQTINNYFIFSLACADLIIGVFSMNLYTIYIVIGYWPMGPVVCDLWLALDYVVSNASVMNLLIISFDRYFCVTKPLSYPVKRTTKMAGMMIAAAWVLSFILWAPAILFWQFIVGGRMVSEGECYVQFFSNPAVTFGTAIAAFYLPVIIMTILYVHISRASKSRIKKDKKDTKSNKGTVSPSLVKGKILKPNNNNISNAADELPHCKVQNGKIIGDTTDNCGPGEEKELSNESTSLSVVPSNQKEEVMVQESRNISMTQSRFRMDNSKLSCIKIVSNSQKSEYCGTTVEIVPGSSSKNGNDREIRAAHKIIKMTKTPAKKKKVAVTREKKVTRTILAILLAFIVTWTPYNVMVLINTFCSICVPNTVWTIGYWLCYINSTINPACYALCNTTFKKTFRHLLMCQYKNIGATR